Proteins from a single region of Nomascus leucogenys isolate Asia chromosome 21, Asia_NLE_v1, whole genome shotgun sequence:
- the CD200 gene encoding OX-2 membrane glycoprotein isoform X2 — protein sequence MERLVIRMPFCHLSTYSLVWGMAAVVLCTAQVQVVTQDEREQLYTPASLKCSLQNAQEALIVTWQKKKAVSPENMVTFSENHGVVIQPAYKDKINITQLGLQNSTITFWNITLEDEGCYMCLFNTFGFGKISGTACLTVYVQPIVSLHYKFSEDHLNITCSATARPAPMVFWKVPRSGIENSTVTLSHPNGTTSVTSILHIKDPKNQVGKEVICQVLHLGTVTDFKQTVNKGYWFSVPLLLSIVSLVILLVLISILLYWKRHRNQDREP from the exons GTGATCAGGATGCCCTTCTGTCATCTGTCTACCTACAGCCTGGTTTGGGGCATGGCAGCAGTGGTGCTGTGCACAGCACAAG TGCAAGTGGTGACCCAGGATGAAAGAGAGCAGCTGTACACACCTGCTTCCTTAAAATGCTCTCTGCAAAATGCCCAGGAAGCCCTCATTGTGACATGGCAGAAAAAGAAAGCTGTAAGCCCAGAAAACATGGTCACCTTCAGCGAGAACCATGGGGTGGTGATCCAGCCTGCCTATAAGGACAAGATAAACATTACCCAGCTGGGACTCCAAAACTCAACCATCACCTTCTGGAATATCACCCTGGAGGATGAAGGGTGTTACATGTGTCTCTTCAATACCTTTGGTTTTGGGAAGATCTCAGGAACAGCCTGCCTCACCGTCTATG TACAGCCCATAGTATCCCTTCACTACAAATTCTCTGAAGACCACCTAAATATCACTTGCTCTGCCACTGCCCGCCCAGCCCCCATGGTCTTCTGGAAGGTCCCTCGGTCAGGGATTGAAAATAGTACAGTGACTCTGTCTCACCCAAATGGGACCACGTCTGTTACCAGCATCCTCCATATCAAAGACCCTAAGAATCAGGTGGGGAAGGAGGTGATCTGCCAGGTGCTGCACCTGGGGACTGTGACTGACTTTAAGCAAACCGTCAACAAAG GCTATTGGTTTTCAGTTCCACTATTGTTAAGCATTGTTTCCCTGGTAATTCTTCTCGTCCTAATCTCAATCTTACTGTACTGGAAACGCCATCGGAATCAGGACCGAG AGCCCTAA
- the CD200 gene encoding OX-2 membrane glycoprotein isoform X3 codes for MVTFSENHGVVIQPAYKDKINITQLGLQNSTITFWNITLEDEGCYMCLFNTFGFGKISGTACLTVYVQPIVSLHYKFSEDHLNITCSATARPAPMVFWKVPRSGIENSTVTLSHPNGTTSVTSILHIKDPKNQVGKEVICQVLHLGTVTDFKQTVNKGYWFSVPLLLSIVSLVILLVLISILLYWKRHRNQDRGGSSQGVQKMT; via the exons ATGGTCACCTTCAGCGAGAACCATGGGGTGGTGATCCAGCCTGCCTATAAGGACAAGATAAACATTACCCAGCTGGGACTCCAAAACTCAACCATCACCTTCTGGAATATCACCCTGGAGGATGAAGGGTGTTACATGTGTCTCTTCAATACCTTTGGTTTTGGGAAGATCTCAGGAACAGCCTGCCTCACCGTCTATG TACAGCCCATAGTATCCCTTCACTACAAATTCTCTGAAGACCACCTAAATATCACTTGCTCTGCCACTGCCCGCCCAGCCCCCATGGTCTTCTGGAAGGTCCCTCGGTCAGGGATTGAAAATAGTACAGTGACTCTGTCTCACCCAAATGGGACCACGTCTGTTACCAGCATCCTCCATATCAAAGACCCTAAGAATCAGGTGGGGAAGGAGGTGATCTGCCAGGTGCTGCACCTGGGGACTGTGACTGACTTTAAGCAAACCGTCAACAAAG GCTATTGGTTTTCAGTTCCACTATTGTTAAGCATTGTTTCCCTGGTAATTCTTCTCGTCCTAATCTCAATCTTACTGTACTGGAAACGCCATCGGAATCAGGACCGAGGTGGGTCATCACAGGGAGTTCAAAAAATgacataa
- the CD200 gene encoding OX-2 membrane glycoprotein isoform X4, giving the protein MVTFSENHGVVIQPAYKDKINITQLGLQNSTITFWNITLEDEGCYMCLFNTFGFGKISGTACLTVYVQPIVSLHYKFSEDHLNITCSATARPAPMVFWKVPRSGIENSTVTLSHPNGTTSVTSILHIKDPKNQVGKEVICQVLHLGTVTDFKQTVNKGYWFSVPLLLSIVSLVILLVLISILLYWKRHRNQDREP; this is encoded by the exons ATGGTCACCTTCAGCGAGAACCATGGGGTGGTGATCCAGCCTGCCTATAAGGACAAGATAAACATTACCCAGCTGGGACTCCAAAACTCAACCATCACCTTCTGGAATATCACCCTGGAGGATGAAGGGTGTTACATGTGTCTCTTCAATACCTTTGGTTTTGGGAAGATCTCAGGAACAGCCTGCCTCACCGTCTATG TACAGCCCATAGTATCCCTTCACTACAAATTCTCTGAAGACCACCTAAATATCACTTGCTCTGCCACTGCCCGCCCAGCCCCCATGGTCTTCTGGAAGGTCCCTCGGTCAGGGATTGAAAATAGTACAGTGACTCTGTCTCACCCAAATGGGACCACGTCTGTTACCAGCATCCTCCATATCAAAGACCCTAAGAATCAGGTGGGGAAGGAGGTGATCTGCCAGGTGCTGCACCTGGGGACTGTGACTGACTTTAAGCAAACCGTCAACAAAG GCTATTGGTTTTCAGTTCCACTATTGTTAAGCATTGTTTCCCTGGTAATTCTTCTCGTCCTAATCTCAATCTTACTGTACTGGAAACGCCATCGGAATCAGGACCGAG AGCCCTAA
- the CD200 gene encoding OX-2 membrane glycoprotein isoform X6, with the protein MKGVTCVSSIPLVLGRSQEQPASPSMPIVSLHYKFSEDHLNITCSATARPAPMVFWKVPRSGIENSTVTLSHPNGTTSVTSILHIKDPKNQVGKEVICQVLHLGTVTDFKQTVNKGYWFSVPLLLSIVSLVILLVLISILLYWKRHRNQDREP; encoded by the exons ATGAAGGGTGTTACATGTGTCTCTTCAATACCTTTGGTTTTGGGAAGATCTCAGGAACAGCCTGCCTCACCGTCTATG CCCATAGTATCCCTTCACTACAAATTCTCTGAAGACCACCTAAATATCACTTGCTCTGCCACTGCCCGCCCAGCCCCCATGGTCTTCTGGAAGGTCCCTCGGTCAGGGATTGAAAATAGTACAGTGACTCTGTCTCACCCAAATGGGACCACGTCTGTTACCAGCATCCTCCATATCAAAGACCCTAAGAATCAGGTGGGGAAGGAGGTGATCTGCCAGGTGCTGCACCTGGGGACTGTGACTGACTTTAAGCAAACCGTCAACAAAG GCTATTGGTTTTCAGTTCCACTATTGTTAAGCATTGTTTCCCTGGTAATTCTTCTCGTCCTAATCTCAATCTTACTGTACTGGAAACGCCATCGGAATCAGGACCGAG AGCCCTAA
- the CD200 gene encoding OX-2 membrane glycoprotein isoform X5: MKGVTCVSSIPLVLGRSQEQPASPSMPIVSLHYKFSEDHLNITCSATARPAPMVFWKVPRSGIENSTVTLSHPNGTTSVTSILHIKDPKNQVGKEVICQVLHLGTVTDFKQTVNKGYWFSVPLLLSIVSLVILLVLISILLYWKRHRNQDRGGSSQGVQKMT, from the exons ATGAAGGGTGTTACATGTGTCTCTTCAATACCTTTGGTTTTGGGAAGATCTCAGGAACAGCCTGCCTCACCGTCTATG CCCATAGTATCCCTTCACTACAAATTCTCTGAAGACCACCTAAATATCACTTGCTCTGCCACTGCCCGCCCAGCCCCCATGGTCTTCTGGAAGGTCCCTCGGTCAGGGATTGAAAATAGTACAGTGACTCTGTCTCACCCAAATGGGACCACGTCTGTTACCAGCATCCTCCATATCAAAGACCCTAAGAATCAGGTGGGGAAGGAGGTGATCTGCCAGGTGCTGCACCTGGGGACTGTGACTGACTTTAAGCAAACCGTCAACAAAG GCTATTGGTTTTCAGTTCCACTATTGTTAAGCATTGTTTCCCTGGTAATTCTTCTCGTCCTAATCTCAATCTTACTGTACTGGAAACGCCATCGGAATCAGGACCGAGGTGGGTCATCACAGGGAGTTCAAAAAATgacataa
- the CD200 gene encoding OX-2 membrane glycoprotein isoform X1 translates to MERLVIRMPFCHLSTYSLVWGMAAVVLCTAQVQVVTQDEREQLYTPASLKCSLQNAQEALIVTWQKKKAVSPENMVTFSENHGVVIQPAYKDKINITQLGLQNSTITFWNITLEDEGCYMCLFNTFGFGKISGTACLTVYVQPIVSLHYKFSEDHLNITCSATARPAPMVFWKVPRSGIENSTVTLSHPNGTTSVTSILHIKDPKNQVGKEVICQVLHLGTVTDFKQTVNKGYWFSVPLLLSIVSLVILLVLISILLYWKRHRNQDRGGSSQGVQKMT, encoded by the exons GTGATCAGGATGCCCTTCTGTCATCTGTCTACCTACAGCCTGGTTTGGGGCATGGCAGCAGTGGTGCTGTGCACAGCACAAG TGCAAGTGGTGACCCAGGATGAAAGAGAGCAGCTGTACACACCTGCTTCCTTAAAATGCTCTCTGCAAAATGCCCAGGAAGCCCTCATTGTGACATGGCAGAAAAAGAAAGCTGTAAGCCCAGAAAACATGGTCACCTTCAGCGAGAACCATGGGGTGGTGATCCAGCCTGCCTATAAGGACAAGATAAACATTACCCAGCTGGGACTCCAAAACTCAACCATCACCTTCTGGAATATCACCCTGGAGGATGAAGGGTGTTACATGTGTCTCTTCAATACCTTTGGTTTTGGGAAGATCTCAGGAACAGCCTGCCTCACCGTCTATG TACAGCCCATAGTATCCCTTCACTACAAATTCTCTGAAGACCACCTAAATATCACTTGCTCTGCCACTGCCCGCCCAGCCCCCATGGTCTTCTGGAAGGTCCCTCGGTCAGGGATTGAAAATAGTACAGTGACTCTGTCTCACCCAAATGGGACCACGTCTGTTACCAGCATCCTCCATATCAAAGACCCTAAGAATCAGGTGGGGAAGGAGGTGATCTGCCAGGTGCTGCACCTGGGGACTGTGACTGACTTTAAGCAAACCGTCAACAAAG GCTATTGGTTTTCAGTTCCACTATTGTTAAGCATTGTTTCCCTGGTAATTCTTCTCGTCCTAATCTCAATCTTACTGTACTGGAAACGCCATCGGAATCAGGACCGAGGTGGGTCATCACAGGGAGTTCAAAAAATgacataa